The Elaeis guineensis isolate ETL-2024a chromosome 13, EG11, whole genome shotgun sequence genome includes a region encoding these proteins:
- the LOC105056214 gene encoding BTB/POZ domain-containing protein At5g48130, with product MESMSAKASPMAWSPFSSPNAGALLKERIRAWSEETDLPTSVCVRIDDKSFELHKFPLISKCGYFKKVLLESSDVELPPNFPGGSETFEMVALFSYDSPLPLDPFNVSALRCAADFLEMTEEYASGNLHERSDLYLNQVVLQSWDDTLIVLQKCRTLLPWSEELLIVSRCIESLAFMACMEILDPEQRRDPPVVNLQALTGRAWNCEAVKEIAGRDLWVKDLIALPFEFFKRIIGSLRRQGMKEKYVSPLVVFYANKWVLSKKTHKFWENTAEHNGADSVRKKVSVIFQGILELLPMGEKATRVVPSAFYFALLSRSLSLSLGNDSRANLEHQVASLLHFAQIEDFLLPESSEESIASTAELKIMERIVSIHFSSKNETGYSGCTPLNGRSVVAEVWDRYLSQIAIDPKLRPCRFMELIEVAPMTDRETHDHLYQAMSIFLMKHPQLSTEEKAAVCKYLNCQKLSQETCIQAVQNDLMPLRLIVQALFVQQLHTHQAFRDCSDSFRYMQCGEFSGSLPSSRCQLPKSQNLAESPYQQGTSKGETVATPLGSLLRKDFSVEEAEITKAEYESTSFRIQALEQELMSLKQSLQCKNMLKGSPHKDTKKHGFRLSGLDRKTVVKRRNPLGQVSSCIGSMSWTSQRKYANRLLKIFRRIALLGRGQSKIKQVASGLSNGSLACRSKSLHEMYDC from the exons ATGGAATCGATGAGTGCAAAGGCTAGTCCTATGGCTTGGAGTCCATTCTCGAGTCCAAATGCAGGAGCCTTGCTAAAGGAAAGAATACGTGCATG GAGTGAAGAGACAGACTTACCCACCTCTGTTTGCGTTCGGATTGATGATAAAAGCTTTGAATTGCACAAG TTCCCTCTGATTTCTAAGTGTGGATACTTCAAGAAGGTGCTGTTGGAGTCATCTGATGTAGAACTGCCACCAAACTTTCCTGGAGGATCAGAGACCTTCGAGATGGTTGCTCTGTTCAGCTACGACTCTCCACTCCCTTTAGACCCTTTCAATGTCTCAGCTCTCCGATGTGCTGCGGACTTTCTTGAGATGACAGAGGAGTATGCCTCTGGGAacctccatgaaagatctgaccTGTATTTAAACCAAGTTGTTCTGCAGAGCTGGGATGATACACTGATAGTTCTTCAGAAATGCCGAACACTGCTTCCATGGTCTGAAGAGCTTTTGATAGTAAGCCGATGCATCGAGTCTCTGGCTTTCATGGCCTGCATGGAGATTCTTGATCCTGAGCAAAGAAGAGATCCGCCTGTTGTGAATCTCCAGGCATTGACTGGTCGAGCTTGGAATTGTGAGGCAGTGAAGGAAATCGCTGGTCGAGACCTGTGGGTGAAGGATCTCATAGCACTTCCATTTGAATTCTTCAAGAGGATTATTGGGTCCTTGAGAAGACAAGGAATGAAGGAGAAGTATGTGAGCCCCTTGGTTGTATTCTATGCCAATAAATGGGTGCTTTCAAAGAAGACCCACAAGTTTTGGGAGAACACAGCTGAGCATAATGGAGCTGACAGTGTCCGCAAGAAAGTTTCAGTGATCTTTCAAGGCATACTTGAGCTGCTTCCAATGGGAGAGAAGGCTACTAGAGTTGTGCCTAGTGCATTTTACTTTGCATTGCTTTCTCGATCTCTAAGTCTCAGTTTAGGCAATGACAGCAGGGCAAATTTGGAGCATCAAGTTGCCTCTCTTCTACACTTTGCGCAGATTGAGGATTTCCTCCTCCCTGAAAGCAGTGAGGAGTCCATTGCATCTACAGCTGAGTTGAAGATAATGGAAAGAATCGTTTCAAtccatttttcatccaaaaacgaGACAGGCTATAGTGGATGCACTCCTTTGAATGGCCGCTCTGTTGTTGCAGAGGTATGGGATCGCTATCTTTCACAAATTGCCATTGACCCAAAGCTTAGGCCTTGCAGATTCATGGAACTCATCGAAGTAGCACCAATGACTGATAGAGAGACACATGACCATCTATACCAAGCAATGAGTATCTTCTTAATG AAACACCCCCAATTATCTACTGAAGAGAAGGCAGCAGTCTGCAAGTACCTCAACTGTCAGAAGCTATCTCAGGAGACATGCATCCAAGCAGTTCAGAATGATTTAATGCCACTGCGTCTGATAGTCCAAGCACTTTTTGTTCAGCAGCTGCACACACACCAAGCCTTCAGAGACTGTTCAGATTCCTTCAGATACATGCAATGTGGGGAATTCTCTGGTAGCCTTCCAAGCTCTAGATGCCAGCTTCCTAAAAGCCAGAATCTAGCAGAAAGTCCATATCAACAAGGAACAAGCAAGGGAGAAACTGTGGCGACCCCTCTGGGATCCCTGCTGCGCAAAGATTTTTCTGTTGAGGAAGCAGAAATTACAAAAGCTGAGTATGAATCTACAAGCTTTAGGATTCAAGCACTTGAGCAGGAGCTGATGTCATTGAAACAAAGCCTTCAGTGCAAGAACATGTTGAAGGGATCGCCCCATAAGGACACAAAGAAACACGGCTTTAGGCTATCTGGTTTGGATAGGAAGACTGTGGTTAAGAGAAGGAACCCACTTGGCCAGGTTAGCAGCTGCATTGGTTCCATGAGCTGGACTTCCCAAAGGAAATATGCCAACAGGTTACTCAAAATCTTCAGGAGAATAGCCTTGCTAGGAAGAGGCCAATCAAAGATTAAACAAGTTGCTTCTGGTCTTTCAAATGGTTCTCTTGCTTGTAGAAGCAAATCATTGCATGAAATGTATGACTGCTAG
- the LOC105056202 gene encoding LOW QUALITY PROTEIN: uncharacterized protein (The sequence of the model RefSeq protein was modified relative to this genomic sequence to represent the inferred CDS: deleted 1 base in 1 codon), whose protein sequence is MIKGFHFTMLSGKKSPPFHFLSILFYSSAAAGGSDGRQMDTENEWERLLKPFDLEELRKSLNRITPRRLCKLLELPLDVPTSLQIFEWAGSQKAYCHSFDVYYTLIRKLGDAGEFKLIHQLLHQSKREGIVLREPLFIVIMACYGKAGLPGAAVKLLDEMTEMFGCKPTFRSYNVALDLLLAANCHRVAANLFFKMLHRGISPTTFTFSVVIKALCSVNEVDSASSLLRSMARHGCVTDSVIYQTLIHALYKNNRAYEALKLLEEMFVMGCSPDVNTFNDVIHGLCKLGHLRDAAKLVDRMLLRGCTPSALTYGVLLQGLCRKGQLDEARAFLSKVPNLNVVLFNIVINGYLNEEKFREAEDVYDNMIQSGCHPDVYTYNIMMHGLCKAGKLGSAMQLLNEMDSKGCMPHIITYTILIDRFCKDGRWEDTNMILEKMSSKGLSLNTVGYNCLIWALCKDHKLDEAMELLEKMKREGCKPDIVSFNSLICGLCKDNQMEEARQLYDDLLLEGIVANNVTYNTLIRALLRNSRWQEALKLANEMVIHGCSADLVTYNGLIKALCKAGDVDKVLGLFEEMIRKGVQPSNVSYNLLIDGLCKTRRVHDALELLKEMLHRGCTPDIVTYNSLINGLCKMGWMHAALNLLEKLHAEGLAPDMVTYNILISWHCKANMLDDANMLLNRAVTNGIMPNSLTWDILVNNFIREQTLWYRSTKDIQKQQPFIKPKLFPRLLHLKMASR, encoded by the exons ATGATAAAAGGATTCCATTTTACGATGCTTTCAGGCAAGAAGTCACCGCCTTTTCACTTCCTTTCGATTCTATTTTACTCCTCCGCCGCCGCCGGTGGCTCAGACGGCCGGCAAATGGACACCGAGAACGAGTGGGAGAGACTCCTTAAACCCTTCGATCTCGAAGAGCTCCGGAAGTCCCTGAATCGTATTACCCCTCGAAGACTGTGTAAATTGCTTGAACTCCCCCTCGACGTTCCGACTTCGTTGCAAATTTTCGAGTGGGCGGGCTCCCAGAAGGCTTACTGCCACTCCTTCGATGTCTACTATACTCTTATTAGGAAATTGGGTGATGCCGGAGAGTTCAAGCTCATACATCAGCTACTGCACCAGTCCAAAAGGGAAGGAATTGTTTTAAGAGAGCCTTTGTTCATTGTGATCATGGCTTGTTATGGAAAAGCCGGTTTACCCGGTGCTGCAGTCAAGCTGCTCGATGAAATGACCGAAATGTTTGGCTGCAAACCGACATTCCGATCATACAATGTGGCCTTGGATTTATTGCTCGCGGCGAACTGTCACAGGGTCGCAGCTAATTTGTTCTTCAAAATGCTTCATAGAGGAATCTCTCCGACCACTTTCACATTTTCAGTTGTGATAAAGGCGCTGTGCTCTGTGAATGAGGTGGACTCTGCAAGCTCGCTTCTTAGGAGTATGGCTAGGCATGGGTGTGTGACCGACTCGGTTATATATCAGACTTTAATACATGCTCTCTATAAGAATAATAGAGCATATGAGGCATTGAAGCTTCTGGAGGAGATGTTTGTCATGGGCTGTTCACCGGACGTGAATACCTTCAATGATGTTATTCATGGACTTTGCAAACTTGGTCATTTACGTGATGCGGCCAAGTTGGTTGATAGAATGCTGCTTCGAGGGTGCACCCCAAGTGCGCTAACCTATGGAGTTTTGCTACAGGGTTTATGTCGGAAAGGACAATTGGATGAAGCAAGAGCTTTCTTAAGTAAGGTTCCCAACCTGAATGTGGTTTTGTTTAATATAGTGATCAATGGGTACTTGAATGAGGAGAAATTTAGAGAAGCAGAAGATGTTTATGATAATATGATACAAAGTGGATGCCATCCGGATGTTTACACATACAACATCATGATGCATGGCCTCTGCAAGGCAGGGAAACTGGGATCAGCCATGCAATTACTTAATGAGATGGATTCAAAGGGTTGCATGCCACATATCATCACCTACACAATTTTGATTGATAGGTTTTGCAAGGATGGTCGGTGGGAGGATACTAATATGATATTAGAGAAAATGTCTTCAAAAGGTTTAAGTCTTAATACTGTAGGATATAATTGTCTTATTTGGGCTCTGTGCAAGGACCATAAACTTGATGAGGCCATGGAACTGCTTGAAAAGATGAAAAGAGAAGGTTGCAAGCCTGATATAGTCTCATTCAATTCTCTAATTTGTGGCCTGTGCAAGGATAACCAAATGGAGGAAGCACGACAATTATATGATGATTTATTATTGGAGGGTATTGTTGCCAACAATGTAACTTATAACACACTGATTCGTGCACTATTACGGAACAGCAGATGGCAGGAAGCTTTGAAACTTGCTAATGAGATGGTAATCCATGGTTGCTCAGCTGATTTAGTGACCTACAATGGTCTGATTAAAGCACTCTGCAAAGCTGGAGATGTTGATAAGGTTTTGGGACTGTTTGAGGAGATGATAAGAAAGGGTGTTCAACCTAGCAATGTTTCTTATAATCTTTTAATTGATGGATTATGTAAAACAAGAAGAGTACATGATGCACTTGAACTCTTAAAGGAAATGCTACATCGGGGCTGTACACCAGATATAGTGACTTACAATAGTCTGATAAATGGCCTATGCAAGATGGGGTGGATGCATGCAGCTTTGAACCTCTTAGAAAAGTTACATGCTGAAGGCTTAGCTCCAGATATGGTGACTTACAATATTCTTATCAGCTGGCACTGCAAGGCTAACATGCTTGATGATGCTAACATGCTTCTTAACAGAGCAGTGACTAATGGAATCATGCCCAACTCTCTCACCTGGGACATACTGGTGAACAATTTCATTAGAGAACAAACTCTT TGGTACAGGAGCACCAAAGATATTCAGAAGCAGCAACCATTCATCAAACCTAAATTGTTTCCTAGGCTGCTCCACTTGAAAATGGCCAGTAGATAA